Part of the Meiothermus sp. CFH 77666 genome is shown below.
TAGACGAAGCCGGAGGTCTGGTGCAAACTGTAATCTCCAGCATGCTCAAGCGGGCTACAAGGTTTTAGATTAGCGGTGCTTGTCAAAAGCAAAAAGGGAGGTTGGACTGCATGATACCTGCGGCCTTTGAGTACAAACGCCCTATGTCCCTCGAGGAGGCCATTAGCCACCTGGCTGAACATGGCTACGATGCCAGGGTGCTGGCCGGGGGGCAAAGCCTGATCCCGGCCATGCGCTACCGCCTGGCCCAACCCTCCGTGCTGGTGGATATCAACAAACTCCCCAACCTGGGATATCTCAGTGAAGAAAACGGGATGCTTCGCATGGGTGCACTCGTACGTGACACCGATGTAGAGTTCAACAAACACATCCAGAGCAGGTATCATCTGATTAGCGATGTTTCGAGGGTGGTGGCCGACCCCATCGTGCGCTTCCGGGGTACGGTAGTAGGTTCGCTCTGCCACAACGACCCCTCCGGCGACTGGGCCGCTGCCGCGATTGCAGCACGAGCCCAGATGGTTATCCAGGGCAAAAATGGGTCTCGAGTTGAAGCCATTGATCAATTTTTAGTGGACAGCTTCGCTACCTCCATTGGCGAAGGGGAAATGGCGATTGAAGCACGCTTTCCAACTCCTAACGCCCTCACTTCGGGCGCCTACGAAAAAATTGAACGCAAGGTCGGTGATTACGCCACCGCTGCTGCCGCCGTGCAGATCGAGCTCAACCCCGATGGAACCATCAAAGAGGCCGGCATCGGCATCACGGCGGTAGCGCATATGGCGCTGAGGGTGGTGGAGGGCGAAAAGCTGTTGCGGGGTCAGAAGCCCACGCTCGAGCTGATCCGGGCCGCCGCCGAGGAGGCCCGCAAAATCGCCAACCCCAACCCCGACGCACGGGGGTCTGCGGAGTACAAGAAAGACATGGCCCGGGTACTGGTGGGCCGGGGTCTGATCAAGGCCCTGCGGCGCTTGAATGTGGTAGTGGCCTGACGACGCTAGGGAGAAAGCATGGAAATCACCCTGAAAATCAATGGTGTTGAAAAGAAGCTAAACGTAGAACCCCGCACCCTGCTGGCCCACGCCATTCGCGATGCAGGGCTCACCGGCACCCACATCGGCTGCGATAGCTCGTCGTGTGGGGTGTGTACGGTGGTGCTCGACGGCAAAACCGCCGTGAAGAGCTGCACCATGTTTGCAGTGATGGCCGAGGGGCACGAAATCACCACCATCGAAGGCATGGCCCAGGGCGGAAAGCTACACCCCCTGCAGCAAGCCTTTTACGATCAACACGGCTTGCAGTGCGGCTACTGCACCCCCGGCATGATTATGGCGGCACATGTACTACTGCAGCACAACCCCAACCCCACGGAAGAGGAGATTCGCTTTGGGCTCTCGGGCAACCTCTGCCGTTGTACGGGCTATCAGAACATCGTCAAGGCGGTGCAACAGGCTGCCCAGATGTTGCAGCAACCCGCAGGCGCCGCCGCAGACGATTAATCGTCACAGGGCAAATAGCTATCGGCCATCTGCTATCAGCACGACTGAAAGGAGCACCAATGGCAGTGGAAACTCCAAACCTCGAGCCCAAGGGTATCCAGGGGATTGGCAAGGCCATCAAACGCAAGGAAGACCCACGCTTCATCGTGGGCAAGGGCAACTACCTCGACGACATTAACCTACCCGGCATGTTGTACATGGCCCTGGTGCATAGCCCCTACGCCCACGCCAGGATTCTGAACATAGACGCCTCCGAAGCCCTCAAAATCCCCGGGGTCAAGGCGGTTATCACCGCAAAAGACCTCGCAGCCGCCGGTCTTTCCTGGATTCCCACCCTGGCCGGCGACAAACAGATGGTGCTGGCCGATGGCAAGGTGCTCTACCAGTACCAGGAGGTCGCGGCAGTTTATGCCGAGACCCGCCAGGCCGCCGCCGACGGCGCCGCTGCCGTGCAGGTAGAATACGAGCCTTTGCCGGTGGTGGTAGACCCCTATAAGGCCACCGCCCCCGATGCCCCGGTCTTGCGCGAGGACATCAAGGGCAACATGACGGGTGCGCATGGCCCCCGCCGTCACGATAACCACATCTGGACCTGGAATGTGGGCTCCAAAGACGAGACCGAAAAAGCCCTGGCGGCCTCTGAGGTCCGCATCAAGCAGCACATGGTCTACCCCCGTAGCCACCCGGCTCCCTTGGAGCCTTGCGGCTGCATCGGCGATATGAACAAGGCCACCGGACGGCTCACGGTCTACATGACCACCCAGGCCCCCCACGCCATCCGCACGGTGCTCTCGCTGGTGACCAAAATCCCCGAGAACAACATCCGGGTCATCTCGCCCGATATTGGGGGTGGGTTCGGCAACAAGGTGCCGGTTTATCCGGGCTACGTGTGCGCCATCGTGGGTAGCATCGTGCTGGGAGCGCCGGTGAAGTGGGTCGAGACCCGCACCGAGAACCTCACCACCACCGGCTTCGCCCGCGACTTCCACATGGACATCGAGATCGGGGCCACCAAAGACGGAAAGGTGACGGCCATGAAGGTCTATACCCTGGCCGACCACGGAGCCTTCGATGCCGCCGCCGACCCCAGCAAGTACCCGGCAGGGCTGTTCTCCATCTGCACCGGCTCCTACGACTTCCAGAAAGCCTACGCCGAGGTGGAGGCGGTTTACACCAACAAAGCCCCCGGTGGGGTGGCCTACCGCTGCTCGTTCCGCGTGACCGAGGCCAGCTACCTGATCGAGCGCAGCATGGATGTGCTGGCGCACGAACTCAAAATGGACCCCGCCGAGCTGCGGCTCAAGAACTTCATCCAGCCTTCCCAGTTTCCCTACCCCTCGACGCTAGGCTGGACCTACGACTCGGGCGATTACGAGAAAACCCTTAAGGTAGCCCTCGAGCGCATTGGCTACGCCGAGCTGCGCAAGGAACAGGCCGAGAAACGGGCCAAAGGTGAGCTGATGGGCATTGGCATCTCCACCTTCACCGAAATTGTGGGAGCCGGGCCTAGCAAGGACTTCGACATCCTGGGCATCAAGATGTTCGACGGGGCCGAAATCCGCGTACACCCCTCGGGTTCGGCCATCGTGCGGGCGGGCACCCGCCACCAGGGCCAGGGCCACGAGACCACCTGGGCGCAGATTGTCTCCGAGGAACTGGGCCTGGATGTGGACAAAATTATCGTGGAGGAGGGCGACACCGACACCGCCCCCTACGGCCTGGGCACCTATGCCAGCCGCTCCACCCCCACTGCGGGGGGTGCCATGGCGCTGGCCGCCCGGCGCATCCGCGAGAAGGCCAAAAAGATTGCGGCACACCTGCTGGAAGTGGGCGAAAGCGATGTGGAGTGGGTGGACAAAAAGTTCGTGGTCAAGGGCGTGCCCGGCAAGAGCGTGACCATGAACGAGGTGGCCTTTGCGGCCTACACCAACCTGCCCCCAGGTCTGGAGCCAGGATTGGAGACCACCTACTACTACGACCCCCCCAACCTGACCTTCCCCCACGGGGCCTACATCTGCGTGGTGGACATTGACAAGGGCACTGGCGAGGTCAAGGTGCGGCGCTTTGTGGCCATTGATGACTGCGGCACCATCATCAACCCCATGATTGTGGAGGGGCAGGTACACGGCGGTCTGACCGAAGGCTTTGCCATTGCCTTCATGCAGGAAATCGCTTTCGACGAGCAGGGCAACCACCTCTCGTCGAACTTCACCGACTACCTGCTGCCCACCGCACTCGAGACCCCCAGATGGGAAACCGGCCACACCGTGACCCCCAGCCCACACCACCCCATCGGGGCCAAGGGGGTGGGCGAGTCGCCCACGGTAGGTAGCCCGGCGGCCTTTGTAAATGCTGTGGTGGACGCACTGGCCCACCTGGGGGTGCGTCACATTGACATGCCCATCACCCGCGAAAAGGTCTGGAAGGTACTGCGGCAGGCCGGGGTGGATTCGTTCTAGCAAGAAACGCCGATAGCCTATAGCTCATGGCATATAGCAAACAAGATGGGTTTTGCTATCAGCTATCAGCTATAGACAATCTCTGAGGTTAGCGCATGAAACTCGAGTACAGCGGACAGGAAAAAGTACAAGCAAGCGCAGAAAAGGTCTGGAGCTTTATCCAGGATCCGCAAAAAGTGGCCTCCTGCCTGCCCGACCTGAAATCGGTCGAGTTCAAGGACGATAAAAATATGGTCGCCACCGTGGGTGTTGCTGTGGGGCCAGTGCGGGGTTCGTTTAAGTTCAATATCGAACTCGACCCCCGTCCCGAAGAAAACAAAATGATGGTTCGTATCCGAGGTGGTGGGCTGGGTAGCGCGGTAGACCTGACCGCCAGCGCCGATATCAGCGGCCAGGAAGACCAGACCACCCTGCTCGACTGGAATGGCGTGGCCAGCGTAAGCGGCCCGGCGGCCACCGTGGGTGGGCGGGTGCTGGACGCCCAGGCTAAGCGGCTCATCGAGACCGTGTTTGCCAACATGGGCAAAAAGATGAGCGAAGTATAGCTTTCCGGGTCTGTGGTCTCAGGCAGAAACAGGGCGACTGGCCTTAGCCTGAGACCGCTGCATTTGTGACCAGCAAATGATTTTCCAAGCCCATCTGGCTTTACCCTGGAATTTACATGGATCTTTACAGCAAAATCGAGGAGCTGCGGCGCAGGGGGGAGTCCTTTGCGCTGGCTACGGTGGTTTCCCGGCAGGCGCCGGTTTCTTCCCACCTGGGCGATAAAGCCCTGGTGTTCGAGGACGGGCGTTTTGAGGGATATGTAGGGGGGGCCTGCTCCCGCGAGATTGTTCGCAAGCAGGCCCTCGAGGTCTTACGGCTCGG
Proteins encoded:
- a CDS encoding aerobic carbon-monoxide dehydrogenase large subunit, encoding MAVETPNLEPKGIQGIGKAIKRKEDPRFIVGKGNYLDDINLPGMLYMALVHSPYAHARILNIDASEALKIPGVKAVITAKDLAAAGLSWIPTLAGDKQMVLADGKVLYQYQEVAAVYAETRQAAADGAAAVQVEYEPLPVVVDPYKATAPDAPVLREDIKGNMTGAHGPRRHDNHIWTWNVGSKDETEKALAASEVRIKQHMVYPRSHPAPLEPCGCIGDMNKATGRLTVYMTTQAPHAIRTVLSLVTKIPENNIRVISPDIGGGFGNKVPVYPGYVCAIVGSIVLGAPVKWVETRTENLTTTGFARDFHMDIEIGATKDGKVTAMKVYTLADHGAFDAAADPSKYPAGLFSICTGSYDFQKAYAEVEAVYTNKAPGGVAYRCSFRVTEASYLIERSMDVLAHELKMDPAELRLKNFIQPSQFPYPSTLGWTYDSGDYEKTLKVALERIGYAELRKEQAEKRAKGELMGIGISTFTEIVGAGPSKDFDILGIKMFDGAEIRVHPSGSAIVRAGTRHQGQGHETTWAQIVSEELGLDVDKIIVEEGDTDTAPYGLGTYASRSTPTAGGAMALAARRIREKAKKIAAHLLEVGESDVEWVDKKFVVKGVPGKSVTMNEVAFAAYTNLPPGLEPGLETTYYYDPPNLTFPHGAYICVVDIDKGTGEVKVRRFVAIDDCGTIINPMIVEGQVHGGLTEGFAIAFMQEIAFDEQGNHLSSNFTDYLLPTALETPRWETGHTVTPSPHHPIGAKGVGESPTVGSPAAFVNAVVDALAHLGVRHIDMPITREKVWKVLRQAGVDSF
- a CDS encoding carbon monoxide dehydrogenase subunit G, with the translated sequence MKLEYSGQEKVQASAEKVWSFIQDPQKVASCLPDLKSVEFKDDKNMVATVGVAVGPVRGSFKFNIELDPRPEENKMMVRIRGGGLGSAVDLTASADISGQEDQTTLLDWNGVASVSGPAATVGGRVLDAQAKRLIETVFANMGKKMSEV
- a CDS encoding xanthine dehydrogenase family protein subunit M, coding for MIPAAFEYKRPMSLEEAISHLAEHGYDARVLAGGQSLIPAMRYRLAQPSVLVDINKLPNLGYLSEENGMLRMGALVRDTDVEFNKHIQSRYHLISDVSRVVADPIVRFRGTVVGSLCHNDPSGDWAAAAIAARAQMVIQGKNGSRVEAIDQFLVDSFATSIGEGEMAIEARFPTPNALTSGAYEKIERKVGDYATAAAAVQIELNPDGTIKEAGIGITAVAHMALRVVEGEKLLRGQKPTLELIRAAAEEARKIANPNPDARGSAEYKKDMARVLVGRGLIKALRRLNVVVA
- a CDS encoding (2Fe-2S)-binding protein, with protein sequence MEITLKINGVEKKLNVEPRTLLAHAIRDAGLTGTHIGCDSSSCGVCTVVLDGKTAVKSCTMFAVMAEGHEITTIEGMAQGGKLHPLQQAFYDQHGLQCGYCTPGMIMAAHVLLQHNPNPTEEEIRFGLSGNLCRCTGYQNIVKAVQQAAQMLQQPAGAAADD